CGCGGCCAAAGGTGAAGAGCTTCGCCCGACGTGCCCTAGCACTAGACCCTGCTCTCGTTGAAGCTCACGTATTGTTGGCAAATGTCCTGCAGGAGGAGTGGCACTGGACCGAAGCCGAGACCGAGTACAAACGCGCTCTCGAGTTGAACCCTAACGACGCCGAAGCCCACGCGGAGTTTGCTTTGTGGCTGCTATGCCAGGGACGTACGAACGAAGCGGCGGCCTGGATAGAGCAGGCCCGGGCATTGGATCCGGTTGGGGTCTCTGGTGGTAGCATATCGTGGATTGCTTTCCAGTCACACCGGTACGAGGATGCCATTCGCGAGTCGCGCAGCGCGTTGGCCGTTCAGCCAGAGAATGCGAACAATCTTCTGGGCCTGGGATTTGCGCTGATCGCCAACAATCAGCCGGGAGACGCAATTCCAGTGTTGGAAAAGGCACACACTCTCTCACCGGGGAGTCCTGCTGTCATGGGCGTGCTGATCAGAGCGTACGCTCATGCGGGGCGGCGCAGCGATGCGGTCCGGCTCCTCGAGGAACTTAAACAGCGCAAGAAGAACGGCTACGTTCCCGCGGGTGCTTTCGTGAACGCCTATCTCGGCCTCGGAGATAACGAACAGGCCTTCTACTGGCTCGAACAAGCGTACAGGGAACAATCGAATATCCTGCAGTTCCTCAAAACCCATCCATATTTTGACCCGATTCGAGGGGACCCCAGGTTCGCTGAGTTGGTTCGTCGGGTGGGGCTTGGCTAAGTCCACTCGATAAGGCGAATAAAGGAGTAATAGAACCGATCTGCCTTCGTGGCTGGGGTTCTCGTCTTTAGTTTTGATTTTGTCGATAATAGAGGTCTATGTCGAAACGTGAATTTCAAACTGAAGTTAGTCAGCTGCTGCAACTGATCATCCACTCGCTTTACTCTCACCCTGAGATCTTTCTTCGTGAACTGGTGTCGAACTCGTCCGATGCGTTGGATAAGCTTCGCCATCTGACGCTGACGGACGAGGCTTATAAGGCGCTGCCGTTCAATCCGCGGATCGACCTGGACCTGGACGAGGAGAAGAAGACTCTTACGATCAGTGATACCGGCATCGGGATGAATGAGGAGGATCTGACTTCGAACCTGGGTACGATTGCGCGGTCGGGTACGAAGAACTTTCTGTCGCAGCTTTCGGGAGATGCGAAGAAGGATTCGAATCTGATCGGGCAGTTCGGCGTTGGGTTCTACAGCGTGTTCATGGTGGCGGATAAGGTCGAGGTTGTGTCGCGCAAGGCTGGGGAGGAGCAGGCGTGGCGGTGGGTGAGCGACGGCAAGACTGGATTTGATGTTGAGCCTGCCGAGCGTGACGTTGCCGGGACTACGCTGGTAATTCACTTCAATGACGAGGGTGCCCAGTACGCGAATAGCTGGCGGCTGCAGGAGATTGTTAAGAAGTACTCGAACCACATTGCGTTTCCTATCTTTCTCACCTACGACAAGAGTGAGTGGAATGAGGCGGAGAAGAAGTCGGATAAGGTTCGCACAACGGAGCAGGTGAATGCGGCGAGTGCATTGTGGCGGCGACCGAAGAGCGAGTTGACGGATGAGGACTACAAGGAGCTTTATAAGTCGGTGTCGGGCGGGTGGGATGATCCTCTGTTCTGGTTCCATACAAAGGCAGAGGGGAGCCTGGAGTACACAACGCTGTTTTATATTCCTGCGAAGGCTCCGCTTGATTTGTATAACGCGGAGTACAAGGTCGGGGTGAAGCTTTATGTGAAGCGCGTCTTCATCATGGATGATGCGAAGGAGCTTCTGCCGCAGTACCTGCGATTTGTGCGTGGAATTATCGACAGCGAAGATCTTCCGCTGAATGTGAGCCGCGAGATTTTGCAGCAGAATAAAATGCTGACGACGATTCGCACGGCCAGCGTGAAGAAGATTCTCTCTGAGCTGAAGAACATTGCAGCGAATCAGCCGGAGGAGTATCTGAAGTTTATTGCGGAGTACAACCGTCCGTTGAAGGAGGGGCTGTACGGGGACTATGCGAATCGCGAGACGCTGCTGGAGCTGGTGCGGTTCAAGTCGACCAAGGTGGAGGGGCTGACGAGTCTTGCGGAGGTGAAATCGCGGATGAAGGAAGACCAGAAGAGCATCTACTACATTACGGGTGGGGCGGAGTCGCTGCTGCGGACCTCGCCGCTGCTGGAGATTTATAAGAAGAAGGACGTTGAAGTTCTGATTCTTGATGATGACTTCGATGAGGTGATCTTCTCCGGCGTCGAGAAGTATGGCGAGATCGACATGAAGGCGGTGAATAAATCTTCTACCAGCGAGGATCTGAAGAGCGAGGATGAGGCGGATAAGAGCGAGAGCCTGAAGCCGCTGATCGAGATGCTGAAGAAGACGCTGGGGGATCGGGTGAAGGATGTGCGGGCCTCGGTGCGGCTTGCGGATAGTCCTTCGTGCATTGTGTCGGACGAGGAGGAGCCGTCGCTGAAGATGCAGCAGATGATGCGGGCGATGGGGCAGAAGGATCTTCCTGCGCTGAAGCCTACGCTGGAGATCAATCCGGATCATGAGATTGTGAAGAAGCTGCTGGCGCGGTCGGATGATTCGGTGGCGCAGGATGCGGCGTGGCTGCTGTTTGATCAGGCTCTGCTGATGGAGGGTGTGACGATTCAGGATCCTGCGGCGTTTGTGCAGCGGCTTAATCGCGTTTTGAATCTTTCTGTCTAGAGGCTCTCGTAGCGGCTGTGGGGTGTGCAGCCGCTGCGCCATTGCGTTTTTGGCGAAGCGCGGGAGTGATGGACGGGGCGTTTTATTGCATTGGGGATTGACTGGCTTGGGTGAGGATTTTTTTTTGCCTTAGGTCTTGAGAAGGGCTAGGGTCTCTTTACTGTGTTTTTAGAACTGGAGGGTTGATGCTGTCTCGCAGGACTCTTTTCAGCTTGCTGGTTTTGTTTGCGTTCTCCATCTCTTATGCGGCAGTTCCGCAGGCTCCACAGACGCGTCCGGCGCCTGGGGGTGGACAGTCGGGAGGCGAGAAGCCCGGGGGAGGGAACCCAGGTGGAGGTGGAGGCAATACGCGTCCGCCGGGTGGAGGAAATCCTGGTGGAGGACGGCCTCCGGGGGGTGGAAACACACGTCCG
The Edaphobacter lichenicola genome window above contains:
- the htpG gene encoding molecular chaperone HtpG — translated: MSKREFQTEVSQLLQLIIHSLYSHPEIFLRELVSNSSDALDKLRHLTLTDEAYKALPFNPRIDLDLDEEKKTLTISDTGIGMNEEDLTSNLGTIARSGTKNFLSQLSGDAKKDSNLIGQFGVGFYSVFMVADKVEVVSRKAGEEQAWRWVSDGKTGFDVEPAERDVAGTTLVIHFNDEGAQYANSWRLQEIVKKYSNHIAFPIFLTYDKSEWNEAEKKSDKVRTTEQVNAASALWRRPKSELTDEDYKELYKSVSGGWDDPLFWFHTKAEGSLEYTTLFYIPAKAPLDLYNAEYKVGVKLYVKRVFIMDDAKELLPQYLRFVRGIIDSEDLPLNVSREILQQNKMLTTIRTASVKKILSELKNIAANQPEEYLKFIAEYNRPLKEGLYGDYANRETLLELVRFKSTKVEGLTSLAEVKSRMKEDQKSIYYITGGAESLLRTSPLLEIYKKKDVEVLILDDDFDEVIFSGVEKYGEIDMKAVNKSSTSEDLKSEDEADKSESLKPLIEMLKKTLGDRVKDVRASVRLADSPSCIVSDEEEPSLKMQQMMRAMGQKDLPALKPTLEINPDHEIVKKLLARSDDSVAQDAAWLLFDQALLMEGVTIQDPAAFVQRLNRVLNLSV